DNA sequence from the Acipenser ruthenus chromosome 8, fAciRut3.2 maternal haplotype, whole genome shotgun sequence genome:
GTCTTCCCCCTCCTTCTTCCAGAAGATCCCAGCAGGGTCCAGGAGCTGCCTGGTCATGAGGTTGGTGAGGTCGGGTGTCCAGTGCTGGGAGGTGCCTGTGATGATGATCTTCCCCGGGACGCCCAGCTGAATGTTCCACTTCTGGAACTTGAGCTTCTGCTCGGTGAACTCCAGCCGGTACACATACTCCTTGGGCCGCAGCAGCTTCTCACCATCCTGACGCGTCTGGTTCCTGTCCTGCACGCTTTGAGCCCGCAGCCTCATGCACTCTGTAAGATGGCTGTCTTCACAGAAGTGAAGCTCCAGTTCTGAGGCCATGGCTGCTTGCTTTGTGTTTGTGGGTCTGTCTCTTCCCAGTCGGTCTCTAATGTGGGATGAGTTCTGTTTGGCTGCAGTGTGGGGCTGTACTGATCCTGTTTCACAGACAGCGAGAGGCATACGTTGTGATGTGTGGTGGTGCTAGGCAACAAAAGCTAATGACGTGCAAAGCTGTAACCGGGGGATTTTCCTCTGGGCGCTTAGGGTTTTATCAAACTGGCGTGTGCCGTTGCATGATTTCTGTGTTATGCTCTTGAAGGGAAAACTGAATGTCTCTACAGTGCGGACTGTTTGATGACTTAGAAAACATTACAGGGTGCCTTCTCTGAAACTATACAGTATTTATCATGCTTCTGCTCGCCTCATTTGTATTGGGTATGGTAAAGCAAGTTGTCCTGCTTTGCTTGGCTTCATAGGCCTGATGCAACCCAAAAAGTGGCAAAAGAGATGTCCGTCTGTCCGTCCCCCCCCCCTTCAAGTATTAGGATAGCATTTGGTGCCACAATCATAAGTTGGCAGGCCGTGTCCTTACAGAGAGGTCCAAGCAATGCGTGATTCCGAGTGGAGATGTTACGATATCTGTCTCGAACGCTTCCCCAAGGAGGTATGGAGGCAGGTCAGGTGGTCAGGATGTCattcagctgctgctgctgaaggcaAAGTACCTCTTCTGGACAGACATCTCCTCCACCCCTTGACTCTTTTTTTCACTTGTCCTCTCTCGGAGGCTGCTTGAGCAAGGCTTTTATGGCTTCAAAATTGCcgggtttttttccccctttataatatttgttaaatgtttccatcCTCTTGGGTGTTGTTGTATGTAGTAAGCTTGAGTAGCAAAATGCCACACTGCTCCATTAAAACTTCATTAAACTGATGCTGTTA
Encoded proteins:
- the LOC117973017 gene encoding olfactory marker protein, coding for MPLAVCETGSVQPHTAAKQNSSHIRDRLGRDRPTNTKQAAMASELELHFCEDSHLTECMRLRAQSVQDRNQTRQDGEKLLRPKEYVYRLEFTEQKLKFQKWNIQLGVPGKIIITGTSQHWTPDLTNLMTRQLLDPAGIFWKKEGEDQIQCYEADAQEFGERIAELARIRKVMYFLVTFEDGTDPANINCSITFKV